A window of the Drosophila simulans strain w501 chromosome 2L, Prin_Dsim_3.1, whole genome shotgun sequence genome harbors these coding sequences:
- the LOC6732584 gene encoding uncharacterized protein LOC6732584, translating to MYNHIKGLHIDEYQGENEDNTRKLACEGTVKLNANAQEFVPRFKREQPAKEDAIVGNSNIGNTINDVQKPKTNLMLPWKGFPNKPQKPSRSPQVVLLNDVDYIVVPSTKRLKKPIDQLLVENVPTAPSKVHSNDPAPAANRIDHEERRREHERKVAVEALKLAEQRRMRDPVIAPTEVNENSKNVRPIINISRSPIKFTPEERIKVDRLRAAKRERIERILREMTNSKQAQVKKEQLKQKKPDNATNEPNKPNEPAKPNQHPEKTNEVPTVTKKRYIPTTKEWDEQCRAKHLAKMEAEKKNQMGVQDANPSPSAVPSNPLSVVNISPSGIIRLGDLRATAQPRCSPPAKQLDTEKRRGNLTHFRPLHNWTIRRNPQVPLKSLCNKDGKIVQRYSIEQLLLLEPKPEELEKPHVEKALLGLGFLYDSFRGST from the exons ATGTACAACCATATTAAGGGCCTACACATAGATGAATACCAGGGGGAGAATGAAGATAATACTAGAAAGCTGGCGTGTGAAGGTACAGTGAAGCTAAACGCCAACGCCCAAGAATTCGTGCCACGTTTCAAGAGGGAGCAGCCAGCAAAAGAAGATGCTATTGTTGGTAACAGTAACATCGGCAACACGATTAACGACgtccaaaaaccaaaaactaacCTTATGTTGCCGTGGAAGGGATTTCCCAATAAACCTCAAAAAC CTTCTCGCAGTCCCCAGGTGGTTTTATTAAACGATGTGGACTACATAGTTGTACCGAGCACCAAAAGATTGAAAAAGCCCATTGACCAACTACTCGTGGAAAATGTTCCCACTGCGCCCTCAAAAGTCCATTCAAATgatccagctccagctgcaaATCGCATTGATCACGAGGAAAGGCGCCGCGAACACGAAAGAAAAGTCGCTGTGGAAGCCTTAAAGTTGGCCGAACAGCGCCGAATGAGGGATCCTGTAATTGCCCCGACGGAGGTCAATGAAAACTCGAAGAACGTGCGACCAATTATAAATATCTCACGATCTCCAATAAAATTCACGCCAGAGGAAAGGATCAAAGTGGACCGTTTGAGGGCAGCGAAGAGAGAGCGTATCGAGCGTATCCTTCGCGAAATGACAAACAGCAAGCAGGCGCAAGTGAAGAAAGAGCAGCTCAAGCAGAAGAAGCCGGATAATGCAACCAATGAACCTAATAAGCCCAATGAACCTGCTAAACCTAATCAGCATCCGGAGAAGACAAATGAAGTGCCCACGGTGACCAAAAAGAGGTACATACCCACCACCAAGGAATGGGACGAGCAATGTCGTGCCAAACATTTGGCTAAGATGGAAGCTGAAAAGAAGAATCAGATGGGTGTTCAGGATGCGAACCCTTCGCCATCTGCTGTGCCATCGAACCCACTGAGTGTGGTGAACATATCTCCGTCGGGAATTATTCGTCTGGGCGATCTGAGGGCCACGGCCCAACCTCGCTGTAGTCCACCTGCTAAACAATTGGATACGGAGAAGCGCAGGGGAAATCTCACCCACTTCCGACCCCTTCACAACTGGACAATCCGTCGAAATCCGCAGGTTCCATTGAAGAGCCTCTGCAATAAAGATGGAAAGATCGTGCAGCGCTATAGCATCGAACAATTGCTGCTTTTGGAGCCTAAACCTGAAGAACTGGAAAAGCCTCATGTGGAGAAGGCCCTGTTAGGCTTGGGATTTCTGTACGATTCATTTAGGGGCTCTACATAA